The proteins below come from a single Saccharophagus degradans 2-40 genomic window:
- a CDS encoding type I polyketide synthase, whose protein sequence is MSKSSPIAVVGVSSIFPGSPQVSGFWRDILQGKDQIREIPESYWLIDDYYDKNPQAQDKTYGRRGAFIESVAFDCIEHGILPSQLQDIDTVQLLALVAAQHVLRDAAKGDYKHLDKSRMSVILGVAGGTEQLVQMGARLQKPVWLKSLREAGIAENLAQEICQRIADHYVPWSEASFPGLLGNVVAGRIANRLDLGGTNCVVDAACASSCSALAMAVNELHLGHSDFVITGGADALNDILMYMCFSKTPALSATGDCRPFSDAADGTILGEGVGMLALRRLEDAERDGDTIYAVIKGVGSSSDGAGTAVYAPVSEGQAKAINRAYTQADFSANTIELIEAHGTGTKAGDKAEFNGLNIAFGASEQSQSNNQWCALGSVKSQIGHAKGAAGAAALIKAVMALHHKVLPPTIKVNQPNPAFNIEQTPFYINTKLRPWVRNSHYPRRAGVSSFGFGGSNFHVALEEYTTAQANPRLHMVSDTHLVLAAGGSHEELFRKLINTVDNLPSDKDALEYFARQSQETVQASQPYRVAFVIDSVEQLRQLIAQAKQQTQANTAKNVNSPSGWFYGVSQGATAGESEHVGYGKIACLFPGQGSQYVDMCAPLATVFPAAREVWDSAESNFAEGESLSRVVFPISTFSEAAAQSQRDWLNQTEWAQPAIGAASLSVWALLKKLGLNPEAFAGHSYGELTALSAAGVLCEQSLIATARARGLAMRDASASTSGAMAAVHASVNTVNELLEKLLSEAKQAGNANPIITLANINSPSQVVISGATEVVDAFTELCEQENIRVSKLPVSTAFHSPIVAQAVASLADHLKTTPFNPIQKTVYANKTAQPYPSDVTQQQQLLTQQLISPVRFQEQIEAMYAQGYRTFIEVGPGNVLTGLVSAILQGKNHVAIATDKKANNSLATFWKALGQLTCLGVKLDFSALWQDFRKQTAPADRVKPKMALPITGINYNRVYPPKNGAAGIPPANPEELLAQSVNAQSTSAQPIKTEQDNLHSINKNDGVLLNTPNAQPHAASSLKSNSVDTSSMVPNPIAAMPTTSSHQAHLQTEDSPISNFTPNQKSEWLAAFENIQKQTNETHRQFLQMSEQALAQLGQLVASGSAAPVDTSSVSAQAEHTIAVNNLDVSAHAQYQQPQSAIQSEPNVAPAGDEIVKTVAEPAAPSAMPLPVTQNLDVAEVMLNVVADKTGYPREMLALSMSLENDLGIDSIKRVEILSATLDVVPNLPEVNPSDMAVLSTLEEVVQFIQRKMAEVAPSSNSMATPQNQVSAPVESPQIPSPAQKVVADINVNDLLMQVVADKTGYPLEMLNLDMHLDADLGIDSIKRVEILSAATEQLDSLPELDNSVMAGLNTLAEISRYITAQLSAASGVASEAIAQPATHEVSTPSITSSDNTVDIQHIMLSVVAEKTGYPVDMLEPSMDLENDLGIDSIKRVEILSATLEKVPNLPEFDAASMSSLNTLAEIIEFIKKQLGSTKDETNPSAAVVEKELQAAATNNNLLSRYELELLQLPRPNFMPHQLMQPLVIVPANSPCAQPLCDALKARGLQAEVAQRVNENHKAVISLNGLQKFKHSKDALAINRVIFEQACTLAPVLEKEVGVFIAVQNTSGDYGQSGASGVQSWSGGISGLVKTAAQEWPAALVRSIDINIEKITLAELVNNLAQEIVDGGIQREVALGLYGKRCVPVSVKASVQQGSMPLHKDDVILVTGGARGVTAEAILALSKQLPLKFALLGRSPVIDVSRFEHCADEAAIMRAILAEAKAAGIQMLPAELKREVGLVVSSREVSKTLSNLQAAGSQVSYFPCDINNQDQLAEVVKQIQTQLGPISGVVHGAGVLADKLLSGKKIEHFDAVFGTKVQGLHNLLNVLTDQTLKVLCLFSSVAARAGNIGQSDYAMANEVLNRVAAWYSAANNTKVVAINWGPWESGMVTDALKQKFAQMGVELIPLHSGAQFFVDELQHSQINTEVVYGGMPLNKPLANPGALCSHKMQVVASLQSLPHLESHKVRGEIVLPVVQVVDWFRSAMLSVLPSLKAFTLLDLKVLKGIVLSEPHVTFTINLEELPNSTLFSLGLTDANGVLRYSANVNCLDKSYTEASGAGVGESGEAPSRGLLSKPSNPSYTHFNPYKELLFHGEHYQSITRIGALEDDSAVAELIGTNQLNWADYGASIDQAILDGALQLALVWGQKHINRESLPMGFDTMQINHFGTVQGAVRCYLQREKHDSVSTVSNIWLLDSADTVLACIRGLRMYAVNESLR, encoded by the coding sequence ATGAGTAAATCCAGCCCTATTGCCGTTGTTGGTGTGAGTAGTATCTTTCCCGGTAGCCCGCAAGTATCTGGTTTTTGGCGAGATATTTTGCAAGGCAAAGATCAAATACGAGAAATACCAGAAAGCTACTGGTTGATAGACGATTACTACGATAAAAACCCCCAAGCGCAAGATAAAACCTACGGGCGCAGAGGGGCGTTTATCGAGTCGGTAGCATTCGACTGTATTGAGCACGGTATTTTACCTTCGCAACTGCAAGATATAGACACAGTGCAATTGCTTGCACTAGTGGCTGCGCAGCATGTGTTACGCGATGCGGCCAAGGGCGATTATAAGCATTTAGATAAATCTCGCATGAGCGTTATTTTAGGTGTGGCTGGGGGCACAGAGCAGCTAGTGCAAATGGGCGCGCGATTGCAAAAACCGGTATGGCTGAAGTCGCTACGAGAAGCCGGCATAGCAGAAAATTTAGCGCAAGAAATTTGTCAGCGCATAGCCGACCACTACGTACCTTGGTCGGAAGCTAGCTTTCCTGGTTTATTGGGTAACGTTGTGGCTGGACGAATTGCCAATCGCTTGGATTTAGGTGGTACCAATTGCGTGGTGGATGCGGCCTGTGCAAGTTCCTGCTCTGCCTTGGCGATGGCCGTAAACGAATTACATCTGGGCCATTCCGATTTCGTAATAACCGGCGGCGCAGATGCACTTAACGATATATTAATGTATATGTGCTTTAGTAAAACGCCAGCGCTATCCGCTACGGGGGATTGTAGGCCATTTTCAGATGCTGCAGATGGCACTATTCTTGGCGAAGGTGTAGGCATGCTGGCACTGCGCAGGTTAGAAGATGCCGAGCGAGATGGCGATACTATTTATGCTGTTATAAAAGGTGTGGGCTCAAGTTCAGATGGCGCAGGTACTGCGGTGTATGCGCCGGTAAGTGAAGGTCAAGCAAAGGCAATTAATCGCGCATACACACAAGCAGATTTTTCTGCAAATACCATTGAGCTAATTGAAGCACACGGTACCGGTACCAAGGCTGGAGATAAAGCAGAATTTAACGGGTTAAATATTGCTTTTGGCGCAAGCGAGCAAAGCCAAAGCAATAATCAGTGGTGTGCGCTTGGCTCGGTAAAAAGCCAAATAGGCCACGCAAAAGGTGCCGCCGGTGCAGCGGCTTTAATTAAAGCGGTAATGGCTCTGCACCATAAAGTACTGCCACCAACCATTAAAGTGAATCAACCAAACCCCGCCTTTAATATAGAGCAGACCCCTTTTTATATAAATACTAAATTGCGGCCCTGGGTGCGCAACAGCCATTACCCGCGCCGAGCGGGGGTATCCTCGTTTGGCTTTGGTGGCAGTAATTTTCACGTAGCGTTAGAAGAATATACAACTGCGCAAGCCAACCCGCGTTTGCACATGGTATCCGATACTCACCTAGTGCTGGCTGCTGGTGGTAGCCACGAAGAGTTATTCCGTAAACTAATAAACACAGTAGACAATTTACCCAGCGATAAAGATGCGCTGGAGTATTTTGCTAGGCAATCGCAAGAAACCGTACAAGCAAGCCAGCCTTACCGCGTAGCATTTGTTATTGATAGTGTTGAGCAGCTGCGCCAGCTTATTGCGCAAGCAAAACAGCAAACACAAGCCAATACCGCTAAAAATGTTAATTCGCCCAGTGGTTGGTTTTACGGTGTTTCTCAGGGTGCTACCGCCGGCGAGAGTGAACATGTTGGCTACGGAAAAATTGCGTGTCTTTTCCCCGGGCAGGGCAGTCAATATGTAGATATGTGTGCGCCATTGGCAACGGTATTTCCCGCTGCGCGCGAAGTTTGGGATTCCGCCGAGTCGAATTTTGCTGAAGGCGAATCGCTATCTCGTGTTGTATTTCCTATTTCTACTTTTAGTGAGGCGGCCGCGCAAAGCCAACGTGATTGGTTAAATCAAACAGAGTGGGCACAGCCTGCTATTGGTGCCGCTAGCTTAAGTGTATGGGCGCTATTAAAAAAACTAGGTTTAAATCCAGAAGCCTTTGCTGGCCATAGTTATGGCGAACTTACCGCGTTAAGCGCCGCCGGTGTACTTTGCGAGCAAAGTTTAATTGCCACTGCGCGCGCGCGTGGGTTGGCGATGCGTGATGCATCTGCTTCTACCAGTGGGGCAATGGCTGCGGTGCATGCCAGTGTGAATACCGTTAATGAGTTGTTAGAAAAATTATTAAGTGAAGCAAAGCAAGCGGGTAACGCTAACCCTATTATTACGCTGGCTAATATTAACTCGCCGTCGCAGGTTGTTATTAGCGGTGCAACGGAAGTGGTAGACGCCTTTACCGAACTGTGCGAACAAGAAAATATTCGTGTTAGCAAATTGCCTGTTTCAACTGCATTTCATTCCCCGATTGTGGCGCAAGCGGTAGCCTCGCTGGCAGATCACCTAAAAACCACACCATTTAACCCAATACAAAAAACGGTGTATGCCAATAAAACGGCACAACCGTATCCAAGCGATGTTACGCAACAGCAGCAATTACTTACCCAGCAATTAATATCACCTGTGCGTTTTCAAGAGCAAATCGAGGCCATGTACGCACAGGGCTACAGAACATTTATTGAGGTGGGGCCAGGTAATGTACTTACCGGTTTGGTCAGTGCAATATTGCAAGGCAAAAATCACGTCGCTATCGCGACCGATAAAAAAGCAAATAATTCCTTAGCGACCTTCTGGAAGGCGCTAGGCCAATTAACCTGCCTAGGGGTTAAGTTAGATTTTTCTGCACTGTGGCAAGATTTCCGCAAACAAACGGCGCCCGCGGACCGTGTGAAACCTAAAATGGCGTTGCCCATAACGGGCATTAATTACAATCGTGTATACCCTCCAAAAAATGGTGCAGCAGGTATTCCTCCAGCAAATCCAGAAGAGCTGCTGGCGCAGTCTGTCAATGCTCAGTCCACATCTGCTCAGCCCATAAAAACAGAGCAAGATAATTTACATTCCATTAATAAAAATGATGGCGTATTGCTTAATACCCCTAACGCGCAGCCCCATGCCGCTAGCTCGCTTAAGAGCAACTCGGTGGATACTAGCTCGATGGTTCCTAACCCTATAGCCGCAATGCCAACTACCAGTAGCCATCAAGCCCATTTGCAAACAGAGGATAGTCCCATTTCTAATTTCACCCCTAATCAAAAAAGCGAATGGCTGGCGGCATTCGAAAATATACAAAAACAAACTAACGAAACTCATCGTCAGTTTCTGCAAATGAGCGAGCAAGCCTTAGCACAATTAGGGCAGTTAGTTGCATCAGGTTCGGCTGCGCCAGTAGATACTAGTTCAGTTAGCGCTCAGGCAGAGCACACTATAGCCGTTAACAACCTAGACGTTTCTGCACATGCTCAATATCAGCAACCGCAATCGGCAATACAAAGCGAGCCAAACGTAGCGCCCGCAGGCGATGAAATAGTTAAAACAGTGGCGGAGCCCGCAGCACCTAGCGCCATGCCATTACCAGTTACGCAAAATCTTGATGTAGCAGAGGTTATGCTAAATGTAGTGGCAGATAAAACCGGCTACCCGAGAGAAATGCTGGCTTTGTCTATGTCGTTAGAAAATGATTTGGGTATCGACTCCATTAAAAGAGTGGAAATATTATCTGCAACCTTAGACGTTGTGCCAAACCTGCCAGAAGTAAACCCTTCAGATATGGCGGTACTAAGCACACTCGAAGAAGTTGTGCAGTTTATTCAGCGCAAAATGGCAGAAGTGGCGCCAAGCTCCAACTCAATGGCTACACCACAAAACCAAGTAAGCGCACCGGTTGAAAGCCCGCAAATACCAAGCCCAGCGCAGAAAGTAGTAGCCGATATAAATGTAAACGACTTGCTTATGCAAGTAGTAGCAGACAAAACAGGTTACCCGCTAGAGATGCTTAATCTCGATATGCATTTGGATGCAGATTTAGGTATAGATTCTATTAAACGGGTAGAAATTTTATCTGCGGCAACAGAGCAATTAGATTCCTTGCCAGAGCTCGATAACAGCGTAATGGCAGGCCTTAATACACTGGCAGAAATTTCGCGATATATCACTGCGCAGCTAAGTGCAGCCAGTGGCGTTGCAAGTGAGGCAATAGCACAGCCTGCTACGCATGAAGTTTCTACCCCCTCGATCACATCCAGCGACAACACTGTAGATATTCAGCACATAATGTTAAGCGTTGTGGCAGAAAAAACGGGCTACCCGGTAGATATGCTAGAGCCAAGCATGGATTTAGAAAACGACTTAGGCATAGATTCTATCAAACGCGTAGAAATACTTTCTGCGACCCTTGAGAAGGTACCTAATTTGCCAGAGTTCGATGCCGCGAGTATGAGTAGTCTAAACACTCTTGCTGAGATAATTGAATTTATAAAAAAGCAATTAGGCAGTACTAAGGATGAAACTAATCCAAGTGCTGCCGTAGTCGAAAAAGAATTACAGGCTGCCGCAACTAACAATAATTTATTAAGTCGTTACGAATTAGAGCTGCTGCAGCTACCAAGGCCAAATTTTATGCCGCATCAATTGATGCAGCCACTAGTCATTGTGCCTGCTAATTCCCCCTGCGCTCAGCCACTATGCGACGCGCTAAAGGCGCGCGGTTTGCAGGCCGAGGTTGCTCAGCGAGTAAATGAAAACCACAAGGCCGTAATTAGTTTAAATGGTTTGCAAAAATTTAAACACAGTAAAGATGCACTAGCGATTAACCGCGTTATTTTTGAGCAAGCCTGCACATTGGCTCCAGTGCTAGAAAAAGAAGTCGGAGTATTTATTGCTGTACAGAACACTTCGGGCGACTATGGCCAAAGCGGTGCCTCAGGCGTGCAGAGTTGGTCTGGTGGTATCAGTGGCCTAGTTAAAACAGCTGCGCAAGAATGGCCCGCTGCGTTAGTAAGAAGTATTGACATTAATATAGAAAAAATCACGCTTGCTGAGCTTGTTAATAATCTTGCACAAGAAATTGTCGATGGCGGTATTCAGCGCGAAGTAGCGTTAGGCTTGTATGGTAAGCGTTGTGTGCCTGTTAGCGTAAAAGCCAGTGTGCAACAAGGCAGCATGCCACTACATAAAGACGATGTGATATTAGTTACTGGCGGTGCGCGGGGCGTCACAGCGGAAGCCATATTAGCTTTAAGTAAACAATTACCTTTAAAGTTTGCATTGCTAGGCCGCTCGCCGGTAATTGATGTAAGCCGGTTTGAGCATTGTGCGGATGAAGCCGCAATAATGCGAGCAATTCTAGCCGAAGCAAAGGCGGCAGGAATTCAAATGCTCCCTGCAGAATTAAAGCGAGAAGTGGGGCTTGTGGTTTCTTCTAGGGAAGTAAGCAAAACGTTAAGCAATCTACAGGCAGCTGGCTCACAGGTAAGTTATTTCCCGTGTGATATAAACAATCAAGACCAACTAGCCGAAGTGGTAAAACAAATTCAAACGCAGTTGGGGCCCATTAGTGGGGTTGTTCACGGAGCGGGTGTATTGGCCGATAAATTATTATCTGGCAAAAAAATTGAGCACTTTGATGCGGTGTTTGGTACCAAAGTGCAGGGGCTGCATAACTTACTCAATGTACTAACGGATCAAACATTAAAAGTGCTTTGTTTGTTTTCTTCGGTTGCTGCGCGAGCGGGCAATATTGGTCAGAGTGATTACGCAATGGCTAATGAAGTACTTAATCGTGTGGCCGCTTGGTATAGCGCAGCAAATAACACTAAAGTAGTGGCTATTAACTGGGGGCCGTGGGAAAGCGGTATGGTAACGGATGCGCTCAAACAGAAGTTTGCGCAAATGGGGGTTGAGCTAATTCCCTTGCACAGCGGTGCACAATTTTTTGTAGATGAGCTACAACACAGCCAAATTAATACCGAGGTCGTTTACGGTGGCATGCCTCTTAATAAACCGTTGGCCAACCCAGGTGCTTTGTGTAGCCATAAAATGCAGGTGGTGGCGAGTTTACAATCTCTGCCCCATTTAGAAAGCCACAAGGTTCGCGGTGAAATAGTACTCCCTGTAGTACAGGTGGTAGATTGGTTTAGGTCTGCCATGCTATCTGTGCTGCCAAGTTTAAAGGCGTTTACACTGTTAGATTTAAAAGTGCTAAAAGGCATTGTACTTAGCGAGCCTCACGTTACTTTTACAATCAACTTGGAAGAACTGCCCAACTCAACGCTCTTTTCGCTTGGTCTTACCGATGCCAATGGTGTACTGCGCTATAGCGCAAACGTTAACTGTTTAGATAAAAGTTATACCGAAGCGAGTGGTGCCGGTGTGGGCGAATCCGGGGAGGCGCCGTCTCGTGGCTTACTTAGCAAGCCAAGCAACCCCAGCTATACGCATTTTAACCCCTATAAAGAATTGTTGTTTCACGGTGAACACTACCAGTCGATTACGCGAATTGGCGCTTTAGAAGATGATAGTGCCGTGGCCGAATTAATAGGTACAAATCAATTAAATTGGGCTGACTATGGTGCAAGTATAGATCAAGCTATATTGGATGGCGCTTTGCAACTTGCATTGGTTTGGGGGCAAAAGCATATCAATCGCGAAAGCCTGCCAATGGGGTTCGACACTATGCAAATAAATCACTTTGGTACAGTACAGGGCGCAGTGCGCTGTTATTTACAGCGTGAAAAACACGATAGTGTGAGCACGGTTTCCAATATTTGGTTATTAGATTCCGCCGATACAGTACTTGCTTGCATACGCGGTTTGCGTATGTACGCTGTTAACGAAAGCTTGCGGTAA